A region from the Lolium perenne isolate Kyuss_39 chromosome 4, Kyuss_2.0, whole genome shotgun sequence genome encodes:
- the LOC127296402 gene encoding histone H4, whose protein sequence is MSGRGKGGKGLGKGGAKRHRKVLRDNIQGITKPAIRRLARRGGVKRISGLIYEETRGVLKIFLENVIRDAVTYTEHARRKTVTAMDVVYALKRQGRTLYGFGG, encoded by the coding sequence ATGTCTGGGCGCGGCAAGGGCGGCAAGGGGCTCGGCAAGGGCGGCGCCAAGCGCCACCGGAAGGTGCTGCGCGACAACATCCAGGGCATCACCAAGCCGGCGATCCGGCGCCTTGCTCGCCGTGGCGGCGTCAAGCGCATCTCCGGGCTCATCTACGAGGAGACCCGCGGCGTGCTCAAGATCttcctcgagaacgtcatccgcgacGCCGTCACCTACACCGAGCACGCCCGCCGCAAGACCGTCACCGCCATGGACGTTGTCTACGCGCTCAAGCGCCAGGGCCGCACCCTCTACGGCTTCGGCGGCTAG